The following coding sequences lie in one Pseudarthrobacter phenanthrenivorans Sphe3 genomic window:
- a CDS encoding FAD/NAD(P)-binding protein, translating into MEKTQSIRAAIIGAGPRGTSVLERLLAHTAAAAAAGTASADLHIDVIDPYPAGPGHVWQPRQSRLYLMNTQSFYPTLVPQDPSLAVPVAGTTFDQWRAGQQLAPSPSLTADERAELAVLGSSDFPSRALYGRYLRSTLEELTQKAPGGVTIKFHETSAESVRPAGDGTFDVGLAAGGTLRANAVVLALGHIPSRLNPEQRELQASAEQLGLRYLPPAVPADVDWSRVPAGEPVLVRGMGLNFFDTMGQLTEGRGGKFVSNGSSLRYEPSGQEPHIIAASRRGTPYRAKAALAGYYPASVTLRYFTEAALDRFRTAGIRPGFDHDLWPLLHRDALWAYYSTLVRSQPNAVPDPDAFLAALEEALHPHAHSAAKWEDGVESVLAIHVGPRHRLDLPGLAAPLAGRSFASRAELDAAVVDYLLDDARRSALGEDDPVKMAIGALHHGRAVLKTAVADGGITDESWVAGLRGWFESFVEGLASGPPALRSEQLAALARAGIVSFVGPDPKFGVDRRAGAFTASSPWVGGQPVTAKTMVEALAPGNRVAANDSPVLEQLLADGLVRSKLMMTAEGAPVQSTGLDVVPHPYRPVAANGSVTEGLFVLGLQLSSSQWGTAIAAEAVQPGMPAYRSGQRTLRDADEIAQAILEL; encoded by the coding sequence GTGGAAAAAACGCAGAGCATCCGGGCCGCCATTATCGGCGCGGGCCCGCGGGGCACCAGCGTGCTGGAGCGGCTCCTCGCCCACACTGCTGCGGCCGCCGCGGCCGGGACAGCATCTGCGGACCTGCACATCGACGTCATCGATCCCTACCCTGCAGGCCCCGGGCACGTCTGGCAGCCCCGGCAGTCCCGCCTGTACCTGATGAACACCCAGTCCTTCTATCCCACCCTGGTACCGCAGGATCCGTCCCTGGCCGTACCCGTCGCAGGGACCACCTTCGACCAATGGCGGGCCGGGCAGCAGCTGGCCCCGTCCCCGTCCCTGACCGCGGATGAGCGGGCCGAACTGGCAGTCCTGGGATCCAGCGACTTCCCCAGCCGCGCCCTGTACGGCCGCTACCTCCGCTCCACCCTGGAGGAGCTGACGCAGAAGGCGCCGGGCGGCGTCACCATTAAATTCCATGAGACTTCCGCCGAATCGGTGCGGCCCGCGGGGGACGGAACGTTCGACGTCGGCCTGGCCGCCGGCGGCACGCTCCGCGCCAACGCAGTGGTGCTGGCCCTCGGGCACATCCCCTCACGCCTGAACCCTGAGCAGCGGGAGCTGCAGGCCTCGGCGGAGCAGCTGGGCCTGAGGTACCTGCCGCCCGCAGTGCCGGCCGACGTGGACTGGTCCAGGGTCCCCGCCGGCGAACCCGTCCTGGTTCGCGGCATGGGCCTGAACTTCTTCGACACGATGGGTCAGCTCACCGAAGGCCGCGGCGGGAAGTTCGTCAGCAACGGCAGTTCACTCCGCTACGAGCCCTCGGGCCAGGAGCCCCACATCATTGCCGCCTCAAGGCGGGGAACACCCTACCGGGCCAAGGCGGCACTGGCGGGCTACTACCCGGCATCCGTGACCCTGCGTTATTTCACGGAAGCTGCGCTGGACCGCTTCCGTACGGCCGGGATCCGGCCCGGTTTCGACCACGATCTTTGGCCGCTCCTGCACCGCGACGCACTGTGGGCGTACTACTCCACACTGGTGCGCTCGCAGCCGAACGCCGTACCGGATCCGGACGCCTTCCTCGCAGCCCTGGAAGAAGCATTGCACCCGCACGCCCACAGCGCCGCCAAGTGGGAGGACGGCGTGGAGAGCGTGCTCGCCATCCACGTCGGACCGAGGCACCGCCTTGACCTGCCAGGGCTGGCCGCTCCGCTGGCCGGGCGCTCGTTTGCCTCACGCGCCGAACTCGACGCCGCCGTCGTGGATTACCTGCTGGATGACGCCAGGCGTTCCGCGCTCGGCGAGGACGACCCCGTGAAGATGGCCATTGGGGCACTTCACCATGGGCGGGCAGTGCTTAAGACAGCAGTGGCCGACGGCGGCATCACGGACGAGTCCTGGGTTGCCGGGCTGCGCGGCTGGTTCGAGTCCTTCGTTGAGGGCCTCGCCAGCGGGCCCCCCGCGCTGCGCTCCGAACAGCTGGCTGCGCTGGCGCGGGCCGGGATTGTCAGTTTTGTGGGACCCGACCCGAAATTCGGCGTGGACCGCCGGGCGGGCGCCTTCACGGCATCCTCCCCATGGGTGGGTGGACAGCCCGTGACGGCCAAGACCATGGTGGAGGCGCTCGCGCCCGGCAACCGCGTAGCAGCAAACGATTCCCCCGTGCTGGAGCAACTGCTCGCCGACGGGCTGGTCAGGTCCAAACTCATGATGACGGCGGAGGGCGCGCCGGTGCAGTCCACCGGACTGGACGTCGTTCCGCACCCCTACCGCCCGGTGGCAGCGAACGGGTCCGTCACGGAAGGCCTTTTCGTGCTCGGCCTGCAGCTTTCGTCCTCCCAGTGGGGGACCGCCATCGCTGCCGAAGCTGTGCAGCCCGGCATGCCCGCCTACCGCAGCGGCCAACGGACGCTGCGCGACGCGGACGAGATCGCCCAGGCAATCCTGGAGCTGTGA
- a CDS encoding IS110 family RNA-guided transposase, with protein MPAFWVGIDSGKRAHHCVVIDQTGTVLLSKRVENDENAVLELIATIAEIAAGGEVCWATDLNSGGAALLIELLAAHAQQLLYIPGRIVHHAAETYRGDGKTDAKDARIIADQARMRTDLQPVRRTDQISVDLRLLTARRTDLICDRVRAINRLRATLLEYFPALERAFDYSKQAPLVLLGGYQTPEGIRRIGLARLTGWLRKRGCRNSAKMAEKALIAANSQHTVLPTQTTGSALVVRLAGQISTLDAEIAGIDAQITDLFGKHDSADVLLTMPGFGPVLAATFLANIGGNLDAFDSVDRLASVAGLAPVPRDSGRISGNLHRPRRFNRRLLRTCYLAALSSLKNSAASRTYYDRKRGEGKSHKQALIALARRRINVLWAMLRDHTIYQEPMPRITAQAA; from the coding sequence ATGCCGGCATTCTGGGTAGGAATCGACTCAGGCAAAAGAGCACATCATTGCGTCGTGATCGATCAGACGGGGACCGTGCTGCTCTCGAAACGGGTCGAGAACGACGAAAACGCAGTGCTCGAACTCATAGCCACGATCGCGGAGATCGCGGCCGGGGGCGAAGTCTGCTGGGCCACGGATCTGAATTCCGGCGGAGCGGCCCTGTTGATCGAGTTGTTGGCCGCGCACGCCCAGCAACTGCTCTATATACCTGGACGGATCGTGCATCACGCTGCGGAGACCTACCGCGGAGATGGCAAGACCGACGCGAAAGATGCCAGGATCATCGCTGACCAGGCACGGATGCGCACGGACCTCCAACCAGTCCGCCGCACGGACCAGATCAGCGTTGACCTGCGGCTCCTCACCGCCCGCCGTACGGATCTGATCTGCGACCGTGTCCGGGCGATCAACAGGCTCCGCGCCACCTTGCTGGAATATTTCCCGGCTCTCGAGCGTGCGTTCGACTACTCCAAACAGGCGCCCCTGGTCCTCCTGGGCGGCTACCAGACACCCGAGGGCATCCGGCGGATCGGACTAGCTCGGCTCACCGGTTGGCTGAGGAAACGCGGCTGCCGCAATAGTGCCAAGATGGCAGAGAAGGCACTGATAGCCGCAAACTCCCAGCACACCGTACTGCCAACTCAGACCACAGGCTCTGCCCTGGTCGTCCGGCTGGCCGGGCAAATCAGCACTCTCGATGCGGAGATCGCCGGCATCGATGCCCAGATCACGGACCTGTTCGGGAAGCACGACAGCGCCGATGTTTTGCTCACCATGCCGGGCTTCGGCCCCGTACTCGCAGCTACTTTTCTCGCGAACATCGGCGGCAACCTGGACGCGTTTGACTCAGTCGACCGGCTCGCCAGCGTCGCGGGGCTGGCTCCCGTCCCGCGCGATTCCGGACGAATCAGCGGGAACCTGCACCGACCACGTCGCTTTAACCGCAGGCTCCTGCGGACCTGTTACCTCGCCGCCCTCTCCAGCTTGAAGAACAGCGCGGCCTCAAGAACCTATTACGACCGGAAGCGCGGAGAAGGAAAGTCGCATAAACAGGCCCTCATCGCCCTCGCCAGACGTCGCATCAACGTCCTCTGGGCGATGCTCCGTGACCACACCATCTACCAGGAACCAATGCCACGCATCACCGCTCAGGCGGCTTGA